The proteins below come from a single Limnobaculum xujianqingii genomic window:
- a CDS encoding nickel/cobalt transporter, with product MPLIDNKPNYFSGRFWPLYLCLIALVLLAVLVWLKWPDFLLQSAIWQKQLHQQLVSLLQQVKQHPLETGGMLMLFSFIYGVLHSAGPGHGKVIITAYLATHPLKLRASLLLTLAASLVQGVVAILLVTIVLSVLQLSTRTIHQSNFWMEKGSYLLIVLVGGILCYRAIRQLRSMVKQKPVPQTLKINALTPLEPGHVHSDSCGCVHRHLPTADELEVSGGWKTNLAIILSIGIRPCSGAILVLLFSKVIDAYPWGIAAAMVMALGTATTISLLALFVHYARRLAEKVTATRQRSEWGKVALISFSLFGGVLLILFGLVLYYGVSPAASGGLRYFG from the coding sequence TTTGGCCGCTATATCTTTGTCTGATAGCTCTTGTACTGCTGGCAGTACTGGTCTGGTTAAAGTGGCCGGACTTTTTATTGCAAAGCGCCATTTGGCAAAAGCAATTGCATCAGCAGCTGGTTTCGCTGTTGCAACAAGTTAAGCAACATCCACTGGAAACCGGTGGCATGCTGATGTTATTCAGTTTTATTTACGGCGTACTCCATTCTGCCGGGCCGGGCCACGGCAAAGTCATTATCACCGCCTATCTGGCAACCCATCCTTTGAAACTGCGTGCCAGTCTGCTACTAACTTTAGCCGCTTCACTGGTACAGGGTGTGGTGGCTATTTTGCTGGTTACCATTGTGCTTTCAGTACTTCAGCTTTCAACACGCACTATTCATCAAAGTAATTTCTGGATGGAAAAGGGCAGCTATTTATTAATTGTGCTGGTGGGCGGAATACTTTGCTACCGGGCTATCCGGCAATTACGCAGTATGGTGAAGCAAAAGCCAGTGCCACAAACCCTTAAGATAAACGCTCTGACCCCGCTGGAACCAGGACACGTACATAGTGACAGTTGTGGATGTGTTCATCGTCATTTACCTACTGCCGATGAACTGGAGGTTTCCGGTGGCTGGAAAACCAATCTGGCGATTATTCTTTCTATAGGTATTCGGCCTTGTTCCGGCGCAATACTGGTATTGTTGTTTTCTAAAGTAATTGATGCTTATCCGTGGGGAATAGCCGCAGCGATGGTGATGGCGTTAGGAACGGCCACTACCATTTCACTGTTAGCACTGTTTGTGCATTATGCTCGCCGTTTAGCAGAAAAAGTGACGGCAACTCGCCAGCGTTCCGAATGGGGCAAGGTGGCGCTTATTTCCTTTTCATTATTTGGTGGTGTACTGCTGATTTTGTTTGGTTTGGTTCTGTATTATGGGGTGTCGCCAGCGGCATCTGGCGGCTTACGTTATTTCGGTTAA
- a CDS encoding glycerophosphoryl diester phosphodiesterase: MKTVFAHRGVSSLAPENTLSAIKLCVDYQVSWFECDIDILQDDTIVLSHDSTLDRCTNRSGSLFELNQQDLDGVDAGSWFSDEYRGERIPTLNQLIALMNQYQLNANIEIKSGDVSAEASRRLLAGLDRALNQLDDGREYIISSFNPMLLAEFKRLRPQAPVACLFENHTLNDDWHVIMEWVGAEYIHPQNEGLTQQQVQLFKSKGYRVNVWTVNAKDRANQLFNWGVDGIFTDFPQSFSSKYRKG; this comes from the coding sequence ATGAAAACTGTGTTTGCGCATCGCGGTGTGTCATCACTGGCGCCGGAAAATACGTTGTCTGCCATAAAGTTATGTGTTGATTATCAGGTAAGCTGGTTTGAGTGTGATATTGATATTCTTCAGGACGATACTATTGTCCTTTCCCATGACTCAACGCTCGATCGTTGCACTAATCGCTCAGGTTCGCTGTTTGAATTAAATCAACAAGATTTGGATGGAGTTGATGCCGGAAGCTGGTTTAGCGATGAATATCGCGGTGAGCGCATTCCTACACTGAATCAACTGATAGCGTTGATGAATCAGTATCAACTAAACGCCAATATTGAGATTAAATCTGGCGATGTTAGTGCAGAAGCAAGCCGTCGTTTACTGGCAGGATTAGATCGGGCGTTAAATCAGCTTGATGACGGACGGGAATATATCATCTCCAGTTTTAACCCTATGCTGCTGGCGGAGTTTAAGCGATTACGTCCTCAGGCACCTGTGGCCTGCCTGTTTGAAAATCATACTTTAAATGATGACTGGCATGTGATTATGGAGTGGGTCGGTGCTGAATATATTCATCCTCAAAATGAGGGACTGACTCAACAGCAGGTACAGCTCTTTAAAAGTAAGGGTTATCGGGTAAATGTCTGGACGGTTAACGCTAAAGACCGCGCTAATCAGCTATTTAACTGGGGTGTGGATGGCATATTTACCGATTTCCCTCAGAGTTTTTCCTCGAAGTACCGGAAAGGTTAA